DNA from Gammaproteobacteria bacterium:
ACATATGAATAGTTAAATTTCTAATCGAGAAATAAGAACTGAACGTTACTCGATGCTCAATTGTTAAAACATAGCTTGTCGAAAGCCTTAAAGAATCAAAAATCATTGCACTAAGCGAGCTCTTACCTGTTCCATCGCCTGAGCTATAAAACGTAGATTTTCCCGCAGATAATTTTGTTGAAAAAGAAGCGCTCGAATCGCTTGAGTCTTACCACGCCATTCAATAACTCGCGCTACACTGCTTCTTCACGAAATTCTGCGATATATTTTCTGCTCATTTGTGCCTCTCCAGCTAGATTTAAAATCAACTAAAAGTTTTTCACCCAGGTATGAGAGAAGTCCAATTATCTTCTTCTGCAGCCGCAGTATTAACGGAGTAAACTGCGGCATGACCAACCTTAACTCATCAGTCAAATACCGCTGGCGAGCAGTTGCCAACGTATCAGTCTTACAACAAGCCGCCGTTGAAATCATTCTTGCTTGTGCTGAGCAGGCGATTCATGAACGCGGGCAATTTCATCTGGTGCTTGCTGGCGGCAACACGCCGCGTAATATTTATCGTGAATTGAATACCGCTCAAACCAATTGGTCGGCGTGGCATATTTATTTTGGAGATGAACGTTGCTTGCCTTTAACGGATCCATCTCGGAATTCGTGCATGGCTGCAGAAGTGTGGCTCAATCACGTGTCCATTCCTGCATCGCAATGTCATGTGATGCCGACCGAGTTGGGTGCAATGGAAGCGACATGGCTTTATGCACAAACCTTAAAAACGGTGGGTGACTTTGATCTGGTGTTGCTTGGACTGGGTGAAGATGGCCACACGGCTAGTTTGTTTCCTGGTCATGAGTGGGGCATAGCTTCTGATTCACAAGATACCCTGGCAATTTTGGATGCTCCCAAGCCGCCGCCGCAGAGAGTATCTTTAAGTGCGGCGCGATTAAATCGCGCACGGAAAGTCGTCTTTTTGGTGAGCGGAGAATCCAAACGTCAAGCGGTGCTTGCATGGCGCGCTGGCAAGAATATTCCGGCGCGAGCGATTAGGCCGGCAGCGGGAGTCGATATATTAGTCGAGTCTGCCATTTTTACTGAAGACCTATGTGGAGAGGGACAAAAATGCAATTAGCTATGCTGGGTTTAGGTCGTATGGGCGCTGGCCTGGTAAGGCGCTTGGCGAAAGCAGGTCATTCCTGTGTTGTTTATGATGTAAGCCCTGCCGCTGTACAAGCGATAGTGAGCGCCGATATTCAAGCAGCGACTTCTATTGACGACTTACTGAAGAAACTGAGTAAACCGCGCGTGGTATGGGCGATGCTCCCTGCAGCGGTAACGGATAAAGCAATCGAAGAACTTTCGGCAAAGATGGATGCAGGCGACATTATTATCGACGGTGGCAACAGTTATTATCACGATGATTTATTGCGAGCAGAGGCACTTAAATCAAAAGGCATTCATTACATTGATTGCGGCACCAGTGGTGGTGTGTTTGGAGAAGAACGGGGTTACTGTTTGATGATAGGTGGAGAACCGTCGATTGTTAAACATCTCGAACCTATTTTTCGCAGCATCGCACCAGGCGTAGAAGCAGCGTCACGTACTCCTGGTAAACAAGGTGATCCGGATCCTGCCGAACAGGGGTATTTGCATTGCGGTCCAGCCGGTGCAGGTCATTTCGTCAAGATGGTTCACAACGGAATTGAGTATGGCTTGATGGCAGCCTATGCCGAAGGTTTGAACATTCTGCGTCATGCGAATGTGGGTAAACATGCGCAGGAGCACAATGCTGAAACAACAC
Protein-coding regions in this window:
- the pgl gene encoding 6-phosphogluconolactonase — encoded protein: MTNLNSSVKYRWRAVANVSVLQQAAVEIILACAEQAIHERGQFHLVLAGGNTPRNIYRELNTAQTNWSAWHIYFGDERCLPLTDPSRNSCMAAEVWLNHVSIPASQCHVMPTELGAMEATWLYAQTLKTVGDFDLVLLGLGEDGHTASLFPGHEWGIASDSQDTLAILDAPKPPPQRVSLSAARLNRARKVVFLVSGESKRQAVLAWRAGKNIPARAIRPAAGVDILVESAIFTEDLCGEGQKCN
- the gnd gene encoding decarboxylating 6-phosphogluconate dehydrogenase, whose product is MQLAMLGLGRMGAGLVRRLAKAGHSCVVYDVSPAAVQAIVSADIQAATSIDDLLKKLSKPRVVWAMLPAAVTDKAIEELSAKMDAGDIIIDGGNSYYHDDLLRAEALKSKGIHYIDCGTSGGVFGEERGYCLMIGGEPSIVKHLEPIFRSIAPGVEAASRTPGKQGDPDPAEQGYLHCGPAGAGHFVKMVHNGIEYGLMAAYAEGLNILRHANVGKHAQEHNAETTPMRNPDHYLYELDLPKITEVWRRGSVVASWLLDLTATALQEDAELREFSGQVSDSGEGRWTVLAAIDEGVPAPVISAALFARFASRGNADYADKVLSAMRKQFGGHHEKNKES